One Dunckerocampus dactyliophorus isolate RoL2022-P2 chromosome 18, RoL_Ddac_1.1, whole genome shotgun sequence genomic region harbors:
- the tnrc6c1 gene encoding trinucleotide repeat-containing gene 6C protein isoform X2 yields the protein MEDKKKKRQEDKKKKEAPPKKDTEQITKVPDSAKLDPVPSLPPANPSVTPPPVPPSSGDGKRAPCGGQPQTTPQTPLQQRHQASREVPPRFRQQEHKQLLKRGQPLPPGTLPLVITEPAAAVAIHPAPCSTNLSTELPPQSSQGAQYDNPLWGHLPADRSATSAATSSNTSCGDQLIVVQEDTEAWPSITLSQTAPREGCALETDPGHLTSSSSTCSTSSNGSSGSSSSSSSCSSNNSGWCCTTSMATGANSQTGHFPINHLSSKSNTGLSPANHTGTNMHSSQVAANRSWGSGSGPSNCPSQSLVGSEGKNDSPAGGGSSRGWASSSSSNTNCNLNLNPNANPSAWPVLGHDGSGAGAGSSGGANIISPPQLTPNFCNPTGPIPSQTSTYTGANTNSNSSGIGSAWGGIMTSDASEPHPSPSTNVSFSSEPQNLKTDGPNHVNKQEQPSPIRHMPSWGNASAGLSSVGQQPSGGKQINGEDNTSAWGMGSETKAPSSKEFSGWGHGAGGSGNPGGWSEQSSGDWGKKHTEEAQGGWDGPSSPPHDTQPSSWSRAVSTTGASEGSSDSMEGHSRSKHHSSRDTPAPPLPAQDLDPRVLCNTGWGQTPVRQHTSWDMDNTKTNNDIAAESWDSPTVPSDAQGPSSTNMGPPRTDSGSKNEVPASQGASGWAGNVAPTNQPSSGWGDPSNNIKPPSGAGGWGNPPKAGPTSSMPKNSGQSWGEEKSTGWDDSHSKPTCQSWGEQPKASHSSWGNSGGSNSANDWGEPEESKKNPPNSTWEGETGGWKETARGWGMPPSGPPGMSGAGGNGGWGEPVSQRSSGPPQGWVGKSQDGPSGNTGGVMGSWGGSSSVKQGGGWSGGKQESSAEPTGWEEPSPPSIRRKMEIDDGTSAWGDPSTYNKSVNLWDRNNPGMSQAKAPTGGSNPTGPNSSHPHNTHNHGYQGPPAALQNHTQNSQNPGPTSGPMDPVVQHQSGSSHNRGTLIAQGWGELPSSHVKSESSWGENTPSPVSVDNGTSAWGKPTGASTGWGDGNPDNYSRGNPAMTSTSCKPAPKPMQDGWGGGGEELMLSGGQWDAEEGDMWNSTASPESNSSTNSWGNTSKKVPQKVKVPGKPEDAWIMNRLIKQLTDMGFPRDPAEEALKSNNMNLDQAMSALLEKKTELDKRGMGLAGHDYNNGLIHKPMSCPRPPLLSKEPSADPRSPFMDKMQSGMFGGGGAAQARAMPQPPPQPPVPPLSSSQPSLRAQVPQFLSPQVQAQLLQFAAKNIGLNPALLTSPINPQHMTLLNQLYQLQLAYQRLQIQQQMLQAQRNVSGPIRQQEQQVARTINNMQQQIQQHQRQLAQALLMKQQQQQPPHSHSGLHPGGTKSSLDSFPGHPQAPGLPDLQTKEPQSSPNSYSPYSLSGLNTNMNVNCMEVGLSMKDPPQPQSRLSQWTHPNPMESLSGSSSPLEPNLSKHSTNLGPPGKPPQLDDSYSPYGLMSSSESPSSPLVPPDSWGQGKGSSDKMANGTNINWPPEFCPGVPWKGLQNIDPETDPNMTPGSVPSGPTINTNIQDVNRYLLRDRSAGSSPTSSQNEALPPSSDWSVSAYTSSFSLSSPETDDTGKLSEMKSTWSPGPISHSQASLSHDMWKVPQGPRSSTTAPSRPPPGLTNTKPSSTWGGNSLGLSQGWSSSYTTAGTTWSTDSSTRTSSWLVLRNLTPQIDGSTLRTLCMQHGPLITFHLNLTQGNAVVRYSSKDEAAKAQKSLHMCVLGNTTILAEFAGEEEVNRFFAQGQSLGGTTSWQATPGTNQTRMGGSGSGASHPIGHAPHWNNNNNGTGGTSGTKGGGELLWGGVQQYSSLWGPPSGEEGRVMGSPSPINTLLPGDLLSGESM from the exons TGCCAGACTCTGCCAAGCTCGACCCCGTCCCTTCTCTCCCCCCCGCCAACCCCAGTGTCACCCCACCGCCAGTACCCCCAAGCAGTGGCGATGGCAAGCGTGCCCCCTGCGGAGGCCAGCCTCAGACCACCCCACAGACCCCGCTTCAGCAGCGCCACCAGGCCAGCAGAGAGGTGCCCCCGCGCTTCCGCCAGCAGGAGCACAAGCAGCTGCTGAAGAGGGGCCAGCCACTACCCCCGGGGACCCTGCCTCTCGTCATCACCGAGCCTGCAGCAGCAGTAGCCATACATCCTGCTCCCTGCTCAACCAACCTGTCTACAG AACTGCCTCCACAGAGCAGCCAGGGAGCCCAATATGATAATCCCCTCTGGGGACACCTGCCAGCCGACAGAAGTGCCACAAGTGCTGCAACGTCCTCTAATACAAGTTGCGGTGATCAACTGATCGTTGTCCAGGAGGACACGGAGGCTTGGCCTTCTATTACTCTCAGCCAGACGGCCCCTCGAGAAGGATGCGCTTTGGAGACTGACCCTGGTCATCTGACCAGCAGCAGTAGCACTTGTAGTACTAGTAGTAacggtagtagtggtagtagtagtagtagtagtagttgtagtagtaataatagtgGTTGGTGTTGTACTACGAGTATGGCCACTGGGGCCAATAGCCAGACTGGCCACTTTCCTATCAACCACCTAAGCAGTAAGTCCAACACTGGACTCAGCCCTGCCAATCATACTGGAACCAACATGCACTCAAGCCAGGTTGCAGCCAATCGAAGCTGGGGTTCTGGGTCTGGACCTTCCAACTGCCCCTCTCAGTCCTTAGTAGGCAGTGAAGGAAAAAATGACAGTCCAGCAGGAGGAGGCAGCAGCAGAGGCTGGGCCTCTTCATCATCCTCCAACACAAATTGTAACTTGAACTTGAACCCCAATGCTAACCCATCTGCCTGGCCTGTGTTGGGCCATGATGGTAGTGGCGCGGGGGCAGGCAGCTCAGGGGGAGCCAATATCATTTCACCTCCTCAACTGACACCCAACTTCTGTAATCCCACTGGCCCTATACCATCCCAGACCAGCACCTATACTGGAGCCAACACTAACAGTAACTCCTCGGGTATTGGCAGTGCCTGGGGAGGCATAATGACCTCTGATGCATCAGAGCCACACCCCTCCCCATCCACAAATGTGTCTTTCAGTTCAGAACCTCAAAACCTTAAAACTGATGGACCAAATCACGTGAATAAGCAGGAACAGCCTAGCCCCATCCGCCACATGCCTAGTTGGGGCAATGCATCTGCAGGCCTGAGTTCAGTGGGTCAACAGCCATCAGGGGGCAAGCAAATCAACGGAGAAGATAATACATCTGCTTGGGGTATGGGTAGTGAAACAAAGGCACCTTCATCTAAGGAGTTCTCTGGCTGGGGCCATGGAGCAGGTGGCTCAGGAAATCCTGGTGGCTGGAGTGAACAGTCCAGTGGAGACTGGGGCAAGAAGCACACTGAGGAGGCCCAGGGAGGTTGGGATGGCCCCAGCTCTCCTCCCCATGACACACAACCTAGTTCTTGGAGTAGAGCTGTGAGCACAACTGgtgccagtgaaggaagcaGTGACAGCATGGAAGGACATTCGAGGTCCAAACACCATTCATCAAGAGATACTCCCGCTCCTCCTTTGCCTGCCCAGGATCTAGACCCCAGGGTGTTGTGTAATACTGGCTGGGGACAGACCCCTGTACGTCAGCACACATCTTGGGACATGGACAATACTAAAACCAATAATGACATTGCCGCTGAATCCTGGGACTCTCCAACTGTTCCAAGCGATGCCCAGGGGCCCTCCAGTACTAACATGGGTCCACCTCGAACTGACTCTGGAAGCAAAAATGAGGTGCCTGCTTCTCAGGGAGCCTCCGGTTGGGCAGGAAATGTTGCTCCTACCAATCAACCCAGCTCTGGTTGGGGAGATCCATCCAACAACATTAAGCCCCCAAGTGGTGCTGGTGGCTGGGGGAATCCACCAAAAGCAGGGCCCACCTCCAGTATGCCCAAGAATAGTGGTCAGTCTTGGGGAGAAGAGAAGTCAACAGGGTGGGATGATTCTCACAGCAAGCCAACATGCCAGAGCTGGGGAGAGCAACCCAAAGCATCCCACAGCAGCTGGGGCAATAGCGGTGGGAGCAATTCTGCAAATGACTGGGGAGAACCAGAAGAGAGCAAAAAGAATCCACCCAACTCTACCTGGGAAGGAGAAACAGGTGGCTGGAAAGAAACTGCTCGAGGCTGGGGGATGCCTCCTTCAGGGCCGCCAGGGATGTCCGGGGCTGGAGGAAACGGGGGCTGGGGAGAGCCTGTTAGTCAGCGTTCCAGTGGCCCTCCCCAAGGTTGGGTAGGCAAATCTCAGGATGGGCCCAGTGGTAACACCGGAGGGGTCATGGGCTCTTGGGGTGGCTCCAGCTCTGTCAAGCAGGGCGGGGGATGGAGCGGAGGTAAACAGGAGTCCTCAGCTGAACCTACAGGGTGGGAAGAACCCTCTCCGCCCTCAATTCGACGCAAGATGGAGATCGATGACGGGACCTCCGCTTGGGGTGATCCTAGTACCTACAACAAATCCGTCAACCTGTGGGACAGGAACAATCCCGGAATGTCCCAAGCGAAAGCTCCTACTGGAGGCAGTAACCCAACGGGTCCCAACAGTAGCCATCCCCATAATACACACAATCACGGTTATCAAGGACCACCTGCAGCTTTACAGAATCATACCCAAAATTCCCAAAACCCAGGTCCCACCAGTGGGCCCATGGATCCTGTTGTGCAGCACCAGTCGGGATCATCCCACAACCGGGGTACCCTGATAGCGCAAG GTTGGGGAGAACTACCGAGCTCACACGTGAAATCCGAAAGCTCATGGGGAGAAAATACACCTTCACCAGTCAGCGTGGACAACGGGACATCTGCCTGGGGGAAACCAACTGGGGCCTCCACAGGCTGGGGTGATGGCAACCCAGACAACTATAGCAGAGGGAACCCAGCAATGACATCTACATCGTGCAAACCTG CCCCCAAACCTATGCAAGACGGATGGGGAGGCGGAGGTGAGGAGTTGATGCTTTCTGGAGGTCAGTGGGATGCCGAGGAGGGGGACATGTGGAATAGCACAGCCTCTCCAGAGAGCAATTCCTCCACAAACTCATGGGGGAACACATCCAAAAAGGTCCCACAAAAG GTGAAGGTGCCAGGGAAGCCGGAAGATGCCTGGATTATGAATCGTCTCATTAAGCAGCTGACAGACATGGGCTTCCCG AGGGATCCGGCAGAGGAGGCTTTGAAGAGCAACAACATGAACCTGGACCAGGCCATGAGTGCCCTGCTGGAGAAGAAGACTGAACTGGACAAGCGAGGGATGGGACTCGCCGGCCACGACTACAACAACGGACTCATACACAAACCCATGAGCTGCCCTCGGCCTCCACTTCTCTCCAAAGAACCCTCAGCGGACCCCCGTTCACCCTTCATGGATAAA ATGCAGAGtggaatgtttggtggtggtggagcAGCACAAGCCCGGGCCATGCCTCAGCCGCCTCCTCAGCCACCAGTGCCGCCTCTCAGCTCCTCTCAGCCTAGTCTACGTGCTCAAGTGCCTCAGTTTCTCTCCCCTCAG GTTCAAGCACAGCTCTTACAGTTTGCAGCAAAAAACATTGGTCTGAATCCTGCACTTTTAACCTCACCAATAAACCCTCAACATATGACCCTTCTGAATCAACTCTACCAGCTGCAACTG GCTTACCAGCGTTTACAAATTCAGCAGCAGATGTTACAGGCGCAGCGCAACGTTTCTGGACCCATTCGACAGCAAGAGCAGCAA GTTGCACGTACAATCAATAACATGCAGCAGCAGATCCAACAGCACCAGCGTCAGCTGGCCCAGGCTCTGCTTAtgaagcagcagcaacagcagcctcCCCATTCCCACTCGGGCCTACATCCTGGCGGGACCAAATCCAGCCTGGATTCCTTTCCAGGGCACCCCCAGGCTCCAGGCCTCCCTGACCTGCAGACCAAAGAGCCGCAGTCATCTCCCAACTCCTACAGCCCCTATTCTCTCT CTGGATTGAATACAAACATGAATGTAAACTGCATGGAGGTGGGTCTGTCTATGAAGGACCCACCCCAGCCCCAATCGCGCCTGTCGCAGTGGACACACCCCAACCCCATGGAAAGCCTTTCTGGGAGCTCCTCTCCCTTGGAGCCCAACCTGAGCAAGCACT CTACCAACCTGGGTCCGCCTGGTAAGCCTCCTCAGTTGGATGACTCTTACAGCCCCTATGGTCTGATGTCCAGTTCTGAGTCTCCTTCCAGCCCCCTCGTGCCCCCAGACAGTTGGGGGCAGGGGAAGGGCAGCAGTGACAAGATGGCCAATGGGACCAACATCAACTGGCCACCAG AGTTCTGCCCCGGTGTACCCTGGAAGGGTCTCCAGAATATCGACCCAGAGACCGACCCTAACATGACACCGGGTAGCGTCCCAAGTGGGCCCACAATCAACACAAACATCCAAGATGTTAACCGATACCTGCTGCGAGACAGGAGTGCAG GCTCTTCTCCCACTTCATCTCAGAATGAGGCTCTGCCTCCCTCCTCTGATTGGTCAGTCAGTGCCTACACTAGCTCATTCAGTCTGTCGTCCCCGGAGACAGATGATACAG GTAAACTGTCAGAGATGAAGTCCACTTGGTCTCCAGGTCCCATTTCCCACAGCCAGGCCTCTCTGTCCCATGACATGTGGAAGGTTCCACAGGGACCCCGAAGCAGCACCACAGCCCCCTCCCGCCCTCCACCTGGTCTCACCAACACCAAGCCATCCTCTACATGGGGAGGGAACTCTCTGGGCTTGTCCCAAGGATGGAGCAGCTCTTACACTACAG CAGGCACCACCTGGAGTACAGACAGCTCCACCAGGACCAGTAGCTGGTTGGTCCTGAGGAACCTCACTCCACAG ATTGACGGATCAACTCTGCGCACACTGTGCATGCAGCACGGCCCTCTCATCACATTCCACCTCAACCTGACACAGGGCAATGCTGTGGTGCGCTACAGCTCCAAGGACGAAGCTGCCAAGGCTCAGAAGTCCCTGCACAT GTGTGTGCTCGGGAACACTACCATTCTAGCAGAGTTCGCCGGAGAAGAGGAAGTGAATCGCTTCTTTGCACAGGGCCAGTCGCTCGGCGGGACGACCAGCTGGCAGGCCACTCCGGGAACCAATCAGACAAGGATGGGCGGGTCTGGCTCCGGAGCCTCTCACCCCATCGGCCACGCCCCCCActggaacaacaacaacaatggcacCGGAGGTACCAGCGGCACCAAGGGCGGCGGAGAGCTGCTGTGGGGTGGTGTGCAGCAATATTCCAGCCTGTGGGGTCCCCCAAGTGGAGAGGAAGGTCGGGTAATGGGGAGCCCCAGCCCGATCAACACGCTGCTACCTGGAGACCTGCTGAGCGGGGAGTCTATGTAA
- the tnrc6c1 gene encoding trinucleotide repeat-containing gene 6C protein isoform X4: MVPFIAASLPGPEAAKQPQTITIPPPYFTVELPPQSSQGAQYDNPLWGHLPADRSATSAATSSNTSCGDQLIVVQEDTEAWPSITLSQTAPREGCALETDPGHLTSSSSTCSTSSNGSSGSSSSSSSCSSNNSGWCCTTSMATGANSQTGHFPINHLSSKSNTGLSPANHTGTNMHSSQVAANRSWGSGSGPSNCPSQSLVGSEGKNDSPAGGGSSRGWASSSSSNTNCNLNLNPNANPSAWPVLGHDGSGAGAGSSGGANIISPPQLTPNFCNPTGPIPSQTSTYTGANTNSNSSGIGSAWGGIMTSDASEPHPSPSTNVSFSSEPQNLKTDGPNHVNKQEQPSPIRHMPSWGNASAGLSSVGQQPSGGKQINGEDNTSAWGMGSETKAPSSKEFSGWGHGAGGSGNPGGWSEQSSGDWGKKHTEEAQGGWDGPSSPPHDTQPSSWSRAVSTTGASEGSSDSMEGHSRSKHHSSRDTPAPPLPAQDLDPRVLCNTGWGQTPVRQHTSWDMDNTKTNNDIAAESWDSPTVPSDAQGPSSTNMGPPRTDSGSKNEVPASQGASGWAGNVAPTNQPSSGWGDPSNNIKPPSGAGGWGNPPKAGPTSSMPKNSGQSWGEEKSTGWDDSHSKPTCQSWGEQPKASHSSWGNSGGSNSANDWGEPEESKKNPPNSTWEGETGGWKETARGWGMPPSGPPGMSGAGGNGGWGEPVSQRSSGPPQGWVGKSQDGPSGNTGGVMGSWGGSSSVKQGGGWSGGKQESSAEPTGWEEPSPPSIRRKMEIDDGTSAWGDPSTYNKSVNLWDRNNPGMSQAKAPTGGSNPTGPNSSHPHNTHNHGYQGPPAALQNHTQNSQNPGPTSGPMDPVVQHQSGSSHNRGTLIAQGWGELPSSHVKSESSWGENTPSPVSVDNGTSAWGKPTGASTGWGDGNPDNYSRGNPAMTSTSCKPAPKPMQDGWGGGGEELMLSGGQWDAEEGDMWNSTASPESNSSTNSWGNTSKKVPQKVKVPGKPEDAWIMNRLIKQLTDMGFPRDPAEEALKSNNMNLDQAMSALLEKKTELDKRGMGLAGHDYNNGLIHKPMSCPRPPLLSKEPSADPRSPFMDKQMQSGMFGGGGAAQARAMPQPPPQPPVPPLSSSQPSLRAQVPQFLSPQVQAQLLQFAAKNIGLNPALLTSPINPQHMTLLNQLYQLQLAYQRLQIQQQMLQAQRNVSGPIRQQEQQVARTINNMQQQIQQHQRQLAQALLMKQQQQQPPHSHSGLHPGGTKSSLDSFPGHPQAPGLPDLQTKEPQSSPNSYSPYSLSGLNTNMNVNCMEVGLSMKDPPQPQSRLSQWTHPNPMESLSGSSSPLEPNLSKHSTNLGPPGKPPQLDDSYSPYGLMSSSESPSSPLVPPDSWGQGKGSSDKMANGTNINWPPEFCPGVPWKGLQNIDPETDPNMTPGSVPSGPTINTNIQDVNRYLLRDRSAGSSPTSSQNEALPPSSDWSVSAYTSSFSLSSPETDDTGKLSEMKSTWSPGPISHSQASLSHDMWKVPQGPRSSTTAPSRPPPGLTNTKPSSTWGGNSLGLSQGWSSSYTTAGTTWSTDSSTRTSSWLVLRNLTPQIDGSTLRTLCMQHGPLITFHLNLTQGNAVVRYSSKDEAAKAQKSLHMCVLGNTTILAEFAGEEEVNRFFAQGQSLGGTTSWQATPGTNQTRMGGSGSGASHPIGHAPHWNNNNNGTGGTSGTKGGGELLWGGVQQYSSLWGPPSGEEGRVMGSPSPINTLLPGDLLSGESM, encoded by the exons atggttccatttatcgcagcaagtcttccaggtcctgaagcagcaaaacaaccccagaccatcacaattccaccaccatattttactgttg AACTGCCTCCACAGAGCAGCCAGGGAGCCCAATATGATAATCCCCTCTGGGGACACCTGCCAGCCGACAGAAGTGCCACAAGTGCTGCAACGTCCTCTAATACAAGTTGCGGTGATCAACTGATCGTTGTCCAGGAGGACACGGAGGCTTGGCCTTCTATTACTCTCAGCCAGACGGCCCCTCGAGAAGGATGCGCTTTGGAGACTGACCCTGGTCATCTGACCAGCAGCAGTAGCACTTGTAGTACTAGTAGTAacggtagtagtggtagtagtagtagtagtagtagttgtagtagtaataatagtgGTTGGTGTTGTACTACGAGTATGGCCACTGGGGCCAATAGCCAGACTGGCCACTTTCCTATCAACCACCTAAGCAGTAAGTCCAACACTGGACTCAGCCCTGCCAATCATACTGGAACCAACATGCACTCAAGCCAGGTTGCAGCCAATCGAAGCTGGGGTTCTGGGTCTGGACCTTCCAACTGCCCCTCTCAGTCCTTAGTAGGCAGTGAAGGAAAAAATGACAGTCCAGCAGGAGGAGGCAGCAGCAGAGGCTGGGCCTCTTCATCATCCTCCAACACAAATTGTAACTTGAACTTGAACCCCAATGCTAACCCATCTGCCTGGCCTGTGTTGGGCCATGATGGTAGTGGCGCGGGGGCAGGCAGCTCAGGGGGAGCCAATATCATTTCACCTCCTCAACTGACACCCAACTTCTGTAATCCCACTGGCCCTATACCATCCCAGACCAGCACCTATACTGGAGCCAACACTAACAGTAACTCCTCGGGTATTGGCAGTGCCTGGGGAGGCATAATGACCTCTGATGCATCAGAGCCACACCCCTCCCCATCCACAAATGTGTCTTTCAGTTCAGAACCTCAAAACCTTAAAACTGATGGACCAAATCACGTGAATAAGCAGGAACAGCCTAGCCCCATCCGCCACATGCCTAGTTGGGGCAATGCATCTGCAGGCCTGAGTTCAGTGGGTCAACAGCCATCAGGGGGCAAGCAAATCAACGGAGAAGATAATACATCTGCTTGGGGTATGGGTAGTGAAACAAAGGCACCTTCATCTAAGGAGTTCTCTGGCTGGGGCCATGGAGCAGGTGGCTCAGGAAATCCTGGTGGCTGGAGTGAACAGTCCAGTGGAGACTGGGGCAAGAAGCACACTGAGGAGGCCCAGGGAGGTTGGGATGGCCCCAGCTCTCCTCCCCATGACACACAACCTAGTTCTTGGAGTAGAGCTGTGAGCACAACTGgtgccagtgaaggaagcaGTGACAGCATGGAAGGACATTCGAGGTCCAAACACCATTCATCAAGAGATACTCCCGCTCCTCCTTTGCCTGCCCAGGATCTAGACCCCAGGGTGTTGTGTAATACTGGCTGGGGACAGACCCCTGTACGTCAGCACACATCTTGGGACATGGACAATACTAAAACCAATAATGACATTGCCGCTGAATCCTGGGACTCTCCAACTGTTCCAAGCGATGCCCAGGGGCCCTCCAGTACTAACATGGGTCCACCTCGAACTGACTCTGGAAGCAAAAATGAGGTGCCTGCTTCTCAGGGAGCCTCCGGTTGGGCAGGAAATGTTGCTCCTACCAATCAACCCAGCTCTGGTTGGGGAGATCCATCCAACAACATTAAGCCCCCAAGTGGTGCTGGTGGCTGGGGGAATCCACCAAAAGCAGGGCCCACCTCCAGTATGCCCAAGAATAGTGGTCAGTCTTGGGGAGAAGAGAAGTCAACAGGGTGGGATGATTCTCACAGCAAGCCAACATGCCAGAGCTGGGGAGAGCAACCCAAAGCATCCCACAGCAGCTGGGGCAATAGCGGTGGGAGCAATTCTGCAAATGACTGGGGAGAACCAGAAGAGAGCAAAAAGAATCCACCCAACTCTACCTGGGAAGGAGAAACAGGTGGCTGGAAAGAAACTGCTCGAGGCTGGGGGATGCCTCCTTCAGGGCCGCCAGGGATGTCCGGGGCTGGAGGAAACGGGGGCTGGGGAGAGCCTGTTAGTCAGCGTTCCAGTGGCCCTCCCCAAGGTTGGGTAGGCAAATCTCAGGATGGGCCCAGTGGTAACACCGGAGGGGTCATGGGCTCTTGGGGTGGCTCCAGCTCTGTCAAGCAGGGCGGGGGATGGAGCGGAGGTAAACAGGAGTCCTCAGCTGAACCTACAGGGTGGGAAGAACCCTCTCCGCCCTCAATTCGACGCAAGATGGAGATCGATGACGGGACCTCCGCTTGGGGTGATCCTAGTACCTACAACAAATCCGTCAACCTGTGGGACAGGAACAATCCCGGAATGTCCCAAGCGAAAGCTCCTACTGGAGGCAGTAACCCAACGGGTCCCAACAGTAGCCATCCCCATAATACACACAATCACGGTTATCAAGGACCACCTGCAGCTTTACAGAATCATACCCAAAATTCCCAAAACCCAGGTCCCACCAGTGGGCCCATGGATCCTGTTGTGCAGCACCAGTCGGGATCATCCCACAACCGGGGTACCCTGATAGCGCAAG GTTGGGGAGAACTACCGAGCTCACACGTGAAATCCGAAAGCTCATGGGGAGAAAATACACCTTCACCAGTCAGCGTGGACAACGGGACATCTGCCTGGGGGAAACCAACTGGGGCCTCCACAGGCTGGGGTGATGGCAACCCAGACAACTATAGCAGAGGGAACCCAGCAATGACATCTACATCGTGCAAACCTG CCCCCAAACCTATGCAAGACGGATGGGGAGGCGGAGGTGAGGAGTTGATGCTTTCTGGAGGTCAGTGGGATGCCGAGGAGGGGGACATGTGGAATAGCACAGCCTCTCCAGAGAGCAATTCCTCCACAAACTCATGGGGGAACACATCCAAAAAGGTCCCACAAAAG GTGAAGGTGCCAGGGAAGCCGGAAGATGCCTGGATTATGAATCGTCTCATTAAGCAGCTGACAGACATGGGCTTCCCG AGGGATCCGGCAGAGGAGGCTTTGAAGAGCAACAACATGAACCTGGACCAGGCCATGAGTGCCCTGCTGGAGAAGAAGACTGAACTGGACAAGCGAGGGATGGGACTCGCCGGCCACGACTACAACAACGGACTCATACACAAACCCATGAGCTGCCCTCGGCCTCCACTTCTCTCCAAAGAACCCTCAGCGGACCCCCGTTCACCCTTCATGGATAAA CAGATGCAGAGtggaatgtttggtggtggtggagcAGCACAAGCCCGGGCCATGCCTCAGCCGCCTCCTCAGCCACCAGTGCCGCCTCTCAGCTCCTCTCAGCCTAGTCTACGTGCTCAAGTGCCTCAGTTTCTCTCCCCTCAG GTTCAAGCACAGCTCTTACAGTTTGCAGCAAAAAACATTGGTCTGAATCCTGCACTTTTAACCTCACCAATAAACCCTCAACATATGACCCTTCTGAATCAACTCTACCAGCTGCAACTG GCTTACCAGCGTTTACAAATTCAGCAGCAGATGTTACAGGCGCAGCGCAACGTTTCTGGACCCATTCGACAGCAAGAGCAGCAA GTTGCACGTACAATCAATAACATGCAGCAGCAGATCCAACAGCACCAGCGTCAGCTGGCCCAGGCTCTGCTTAtgaagcagcagcaacagcagcctcCCCATTCCCACTCGGGCCTACATCCTGGCGGGACCAAATCCAGCCTGGATTCCTTTCCAGGGCACCCCCAGGCTCCAGGCCTCCCTGACCTGCAGACCAAAGAGCCGCAGTCATCTCCCAACTCCTACAGCCCCTATTCTCTCT CTGGATTGAATACAAACATGAATGTAAACTGCATGGAGGTGGGTCTGTCTATGAAGGACCCACCCCAGCCCCAATCGCGCCTGTCGCAGTGGACACACCCCAACCCCATGGAAAGCCTTTCTGGGAGCTCCTCTCCCTTGGAGCCCAACCTGAGCAAGCACT CTACCAACCTGGGTCCGCCTGGTAAGCCTCCTCAGTTGGATGACTCTTACAGCCCCTATGGTCTGATGTCCAGTTCTGAGTCTCCTTCCAGCCCCCTCGTGCCCCCAGACAGTTGGGGGCAGGGGAAGGGCAGCAGTGACAAGATGGCCAATGGGACCAACATCAACTGGCCACCAG AGTTCTGCCCCGGTGTACCCTGGAAGGGTCTCCAGAATATCGACCCAGAGACCGACCCTAACATGACACCGGGTAGCGTCCCAAGTGGGCCCACAATCAACACAAACATCCAAGATGTTAACCGATACCTGCTGCGAGACAGGAGTGCAG GCTCTTCTCCCACTTCATCTCAGAATGAGGCTCTGCCTCCCTCCTCTGATTGGTCAGTCAGTGCCTACACTAGCTCATTCAGTCTGTCGTCCCCGGAGACAGATGATACAG GTAAACTGTCAGAGATGAAGTCCACTTGGTCTCCAGGTCCCATTTCCCACAGCCAGGCCTCTCTGTCCCATGACATGTGGAAGGTTCCACAGGGACCCCGAAGCAGCACCACAGCCCCCTCCCGCCCTCCACCTGGTCTCACCAACACCAAGCCATCCTCTACATGGGGAGGGAACTCTCTGGGCTTGTCCCAAGGATGGAGCAGCTCTTACACTACAG CAGGCACCACCTGGAGTACAGACAGCTCCACCAGGACCAGTAGCTGGTTGGTCCTGAGGAACCTCACTCCACAG ATTGACGGATCAACTCTGCGCACACTGTGCATGCAGCACGGCCCTCTCATCACATTCCACCTCAACCTGACACAGGGCAATGCTGTGGTGCGCTACAGCTCCAAGGACGAAGCTGCCAAGGCTCAGAAGTCCCTGCACAT GTGTGTGCTCGGGAACACTACCATTCTAGCAGAGTTCGCCGGAGAAGAGGAAGTGAATCGCTTCTTTGCACAGGGCCAGTCGCTCGGCGGGACGACCAGCTGGCAGGCCACTCCGGGAACCAATCAGACAAGGATGGGCGGGTCTGGCTCCGGAGCCTCTCACCCCATCGGCCACGCCCCCCActggaacaacaacaacaatggcacCGGAGGTACCAGCGGCACCAAGGGCGGCGGAGAGCTGCTGTGGGGTGGTGTGCAGCAATATTCCAGCCTGTGGGGTCCCCCAAGTGGAGAGGAAGGTCGGGTAATGGGGAGCCCCAGCCCGATCAACACGCTGCTACCTGGAGACCTGCTGAGCGGGGAGTCTATGTAA